The sequence below is a genomic window from Anaerobranca californiensis DSM 14826.
AGCGATGTGCCAATAGGTTGCTTTTTATCATCAGGCATTGATTCTACAGCAATTGCTTGTTTGATGAGTAAATTTAGACGGATTAACACTTTTTCTGTAGGTTTTGAAGGGCCTAATAATGAATGTGTCTATTCTTCTCAAACAGCTCAATTTTTAAATTCTATTCATCACAAATGGGTAATTAAAGAAGAGGAATATTTTAATAGTATTCCTGATTTCATTCACTACATCGATGAACCAGTGGCGGACCCTTCTGCCATTGCCCTATACCTAGTATCTAAATTGGCAGCTACTAAAGTAAAAGTAGTGTTGTCTGGTGAAGGTGCTGATGAGCTATTTGCAGGTTATGGAATTTACCAAGAACCTTTAGCATTAAAAAGGTTTGAAATTTTACCTGATAGTTTAAAGAAATGGTTAAATAAAATAATTAAACCCCTTCCCGACTTTTATGGTAAAAATTATTTATTAAGGGGAACAACTCCACTATCCCATAGATTTTTAGGAAATGCTAAAATCTTTACCGATGAGGTAAAAGATATTTTACTAAATAAAAAATTAGTATATAAGAGACCTTTCGAAATAGTTAAAAATATTTATGAAGATTATAAAGATCTAGACCCTGTAAAACAGATGCAAATAATCGACATCTATACTTGGTTACCAGGAGATATATTAACAAAAGGTGATAAAATGTCTATGGCAAATTCTTTAGAATTAAGGGTTCCATTTTTAGATATTGAAGTCTTTAAAGTTGCCAGTCAAATTCCCACTGAATATTCCATAACTCCCACACAGACTAAAGCAATTCTAAGGGAAGCATTAGCAAGTTTAGTTCCAGATTTTATTATTAATAGGAAAAAGTTGGGTTTCCCTGTCCCAATAGCTAAATTTTTAAGGGATCAACAAGGGCAAGAAGTACTAAAAACTATTAAACTTAGCGGTATTGGCAAATATATAAATCTTAATTATATCGAAAATTTATTTAAGCTTCATCAAAGGGGCAAGGCTGATTATGGCAGAAAACTTTGGACAATATATATTTTAGCCCTTTGGTACAAAATGTATATTAAAAATAATAACATTAATGATACTCAACATATTCATTTATTTAAAGAATCGACAAAATCAGCAAAAATTTAAAGGGGCTCAAATGAGCCCCTTTCCCTCGTTCCATGACTATCTCTCTTCATTTAATTTTTCCATGGCAGCAATCATTTTTTTAACCATCATGCCACCAACCATTCCACATTCCCGAGATGTCATGTTCTTCCAACCAACTTGACGGACTTTATCGGCTAAACCTAGCTCTTGGGCTGTTTCATACTTGAAACGTTCCATTACAGAGGATGCTTCAGGTATTAGGTGTTTTTTTTTAGCCATAAAATCCTCCTTTGCAAGATTTTTTTATTTTTCTTGCATTTTTAGTATAACACCATTAAAGAATTATTATTTGTTTTTTTAAATGAAATTATTACTAATTTTATAAATTTAAAGCTAATGTTCCTCCTATCCCCCCTACTACAAAGGAAAGAAGGAGATTTACTAAAGAAAATAAAGATAAACTTAAGGCAGGAATGCTAGATATAATAATTATTACTATAAAAAAGTAGATAAGGCCTACAATACCACCACTTAGCCACCCATTTTTCCCCTGTTTCATAGCACATACAAAACCACCAGAAAAAACACTGATAATTACGGTAAATATTCCAAAAATATCGCCACTGCTTTCTGGAATTGTTGATACTGATAAAATTAAAGCCCATGCTAGTAACATTACAAAGGTCACTAAGATACTGGTACCGACACCTAAGAGATAGCTTCTAATACCGGCATTCCCTACTTGTTGATAATTTTTTCTTTTTCGAGACCTGCGTAACTTCGCCATTTTCAACACCCCTCTTCTTTATCTAATACAACTTATGATAAAGGCGGGGAAATATGCTTATAGAACTTTATCTACTGCATATTTTTCTGCTTTAACTTCAACTTTATCCGCTATCCTTATTGTAATTTTATTATCATTGATTTCTGTAATTGTACCATAAATACCGCCAATGGTGATAATCTTATCTCCTTTTTTTAATTCATTTAACATTTTTTGCCTTTGTTCTTGTTGTTTTTTCTGTGGTCTAATTAAGAAAAACCAGAAAAACACAAAGACAAGGATTAATGGAGATAAACCTATTATAGTTTGTAAAAGTTGATCCATTATTTTTCTCTCCCTTCATTTATGAGTTTTATTTTTTCTTTATAATACTGAGGAAAGTTTCCATCTAAGATACTTTGACGGATTTTCCTCATAAAATCTAATAAATAATAGAGATTATGATAAGAAATTAATTTTAGACCTAAAATTTCGTTACATTTTACTAAATGTCTAATATATGCCCTAGTAAAGTTTTGGCAGACATAGCAGTTACAATTTTGATCTAATGGAGTAAAATCTTCACTGTAAGCTGCATTTCTCACTACTACCCGCCCATGGCTAGTCATAGCAGTACCATTTCTGGCAATTCTAGTTGGTAAAACACAATCAAACATATCAATACCCCTATATACTCCTTCAAGTAAAGCATCGTCAGAACCTACTCCCATTAAATAACGGGGTTTGTCCTTAGGCATCATAGGTACTGTATGTTCTAAAACCCTATACATCTCTTCTTTAGGTTCTCCTACACTTAATCCCCCTACAGCGTAGCCTGGTAAATCAAGGGCTAATATCTCTTCAGCACTTTGAGTTCTTAAGTCTAAATACATACCACCTTGTATTATTCCAAATAGTGCTTGACTGTGGGGATTTTCATGGGCAGCGATACAGCGTTTTAACCATCTAGTAGTTCTCTCTAAAGAATTTTTAGCATATTCATAGGTAGCAGGGTAAGGTATACATTCATCAAAGGCCATAATTATATCAGAACCTAAGGCGTTTTGGATTTCCATTACTTTTTCAGGGGTAAAAAAATGTTTAGAACCGTCTAAATGGGATCTAAATTCAACCCCTTCTTCAGTTATTTTCCTTAAATCTCCTAAGCTAAATACCTGAAACCCTCCACTATCGGTAAGAATAGGTCTATCCCAGTTCATAAATTTATGTAAACCACCAGCTTTTTTTACCAATTGATGCCCTGGTCTTAAGTATAAATGGTAGGTATTGCTTAAAATGATTTGGGCACCTATTTCTTTTAAGTCTTTAGGTTCCATAGTCTTAACCGTTGCTAAAGTTCCCACAGGCATAAATATAGGTGTTTCGATGTCTCCATGGGGTGTATGAAGGATTCCTGCCCTAGCCCCAGTATGGGGGCATTCTTTTAATAATGTATATTTTACTGCCACATAAAACGCCTCCTATTAAATAATTAACATACTATCTCCAAAACTAAAAAATCTGTACTGTTCCTTTACTGCCTGTTCATATGCCCAAAGGGTTGTTTCTCTGCCGGCAAAGGCACTAACTAACATAATTAAAGTACTTTTAGGTAGATGAAAATTGGTAAATAAGCCATCTACTACTTTAAAATTATATCCTGGGTAAATAAAAATATCAGTCCAGCCAGATTTGGCTTTAAGTTTTGATTCAGTACTCCCTACAGTTTCTAGTGTCCTCACTACTGTAGTTCCAACGGCAATAACCCTACCATTATTTTTTTTACATTTTTCTATGGCCTCAACTGTTTCCTGAGGAAGTGAATAAAACTCACTATGCATTTTGTGTTCTAAAATATTATCCACTTGAACAGGTCGGAAGGTTCCCAATCCTACGTGTAAAGTGACAAAGGCTGTTTGAATCCCTTTTTCCCTGATTTTATCCAAAAGCTCTTCAGTAAAGTGGAGTCCCGCAGTAGGTGCAGCAACAGCTCCCTCTTTTTTTGCATAAACCGTTTGATAACGGCTAAAATCTTCCGGTTTCTCTTTAATATAAGGGGGTAAGGGTAATTCCCCAATTTTATCAATAGTTTCTAGAAACTCTCCACTATGTTTATTAAATTGAATTTTTTTCCTCCAAAGTCAGTGTCTTCTTCTACTATTCCTTCTAAACCTAAAGGGAAAATTACTTTACTTCCAGCCTTTAATTTTTTCCCTGGCTTTGCTAAACATTCCCATTTGCCACTGGCTACTTCATTTAATAACATAACTTCAACTTTTGCTCCAGATTCTTTTTGACCAAACAATCTTGCTGGTAAAACCTTTGTATCATTGAAAATCAATAAATCTTCTGGATTTAAATAGTCTATACACTGATAAAATCTTTTGTGTTCTATTTTTTTCTCTTTTTTATAAAGGACTAACAGGCGGGATTCATCCCGCCTTTTAGTTGGTTGTTGTGCTATTAAATGTTCTGGTAAATAAAAGTCAAAATCCTTTAGTTCCATAATTAAACCTCTTTCTATTGTTATATTCATTCAACTATACCGTATCCTTCCCCTTCAATAAATTCGACATGAATTTCATTAATCCTGCAAAATTATTATGGAGAAGAACAAGGTAGATTACTTAAATAATTTTAGAATTAAATTTAACATTAAAGAAATTAAAATCATAGTAGTTATTGGAATGAAAATCGTAGTGTTTTCCCCTTTGTAAATGATATCTCCTGGTAATCTAAATAGTGGTGGAAGTTTTCCCCCTAAAGAAAGGTAAATTCCTAACAATAAAGTTATCCCACCTATAATGATCAAGTATTTCCCGCTATTCATTAGCACCACCCTCAGCTTTATATTTATACAGCTTCCCTAAATGTCCATATCCCTTTGCCGTTACTATTCTACCCCTTGGAGTGCGACTAATTAAACCCATTTGAAGCAAATAAGGTTCATATACATCTTCTATAGTACTAACTTCCTCACTAATAGTAGCAGCTAAACTCTCTACCCCTACAGGGCCTCCATCAAAACATTCGATTATAGTATCAATTATAATTCTATCGGTTTTATCAAGACCTAAGTCATCAATTTCTAAAAGATTCAAGCCTTCCTTAGCCATTTTAATATCAATAACTCCTTCTCCTTTAACTTGAGCAAAATCCCGAACCCTTTTCAAAATTCTATTAGCTATTCTTGGTGTCCCCCTAGAACGCCTAGCTATTTCCCCTGCTCCATCATCGGTAATTTCTACCCCTAAAATTCTACTTGCCCTTAATACAATTTCTTTGAGCTGTCCTTCATCATAAAATTCTAACTTGCTTAATACCCCAAACCTATCCCTTAAAGGAGAAGATAAGGCTCCTGCCCTAGTAGTTGCTCCCACTAAAGTAAATGGTGGTATCTCAATTCTAACAGATTGGGCCCCTGGCCCTTTACCTAACATAATATCCAATGCGAAATCTTCCATAGCCGGGTATAAAACCTCTTCAACTGCCCTATTTAGACGATGAATTTCATCAATAAATAGTATATCATAGGGCTGTAAACTAGAAAGGATTGCCGCTAAATCACCGGCCCTTTCAATTGTTGGTCCTGAAGTGACTTTAAATCCTGCTCCCATTTCATTTGCTATAATATTAGCCAATGTGGTTTTTCCTAGACCTGGGGGACCATATAACAAAACATGATCTAAAGCTTCTTTCCTAGCCTTAGCCGCTTGAATAAATATCCTAAGATTTTCCTTTACTTTATTTTGACCTATATATTCTGCTAATCCTTTAGGTCTTAGGGATATTTCTGTATTATTATCTATATCTTCCCGTTGTATTTTGGCAGAAACAATCCTTCCTTCCAATTTTTTTACCTCCCTAAACCTTTTTCTTTAAGTACCTCTTTAATTATAACACTAATATCCCTTTCACCTAAAGATATTACCCTTTTTACAGAATCTTCTACTTCTTTCCTTTTATACCCTAAACTCAATAAAGCCTCTATTACTTTATCTGACAGTAGGTGGTTAACTTTATTTTGTTCTTCTCCAACCCCTTTTGAAGTTTCAAAGTTTTGGAGATTTTCTAATTCAATTTTAATTTTATCCTTTAATTCTAATACTAAACGTTGGGCTGTCTTTTTACCAATACCAGATATTTTAGTAAAAATTGTGTAATCTTCCCTGTGAATACCATGGAAAATTTGTTCAAGTTTTAATCCATTTAAAATTCCTAAAGCACTTTTAGGCCCAATTCCTGAAACAGAAATACATTTTTTAAATATATTAAGTTGTTGTTTATCTATAAAACCATATAAAGATATATCATCTTCCCTAACTAATTGATAGGTATGTAATAAAATTTCCTCCCCTATTTGTTGAACTAATGACGTTACAGGGGTATATATTCGGTATCCCAACCCTCCACAATCAATAATTACACTATCTCCTTCTATTTCTAATAAAATACCTCTGACAAAGGCTATCATTTAACCACTCCTTGTAAATTTATACCATTTGATCTTAAAAAATTCTTATGACATAAAGCAACGGCTAAGCCATCTGCAGCATCATCGGGTTTAGGAATTTCCTTTAAATTTAAAAGGTTTTTGACCATTAACTGTACTTGATTTTTAGTAGCCCTACCATATCCTACAACTCCTTGCTTAACTTGTAAAGGAGTATATTCATAAAGGGGTATTTCTTTTTTTAATACTGTGTAAATGATAACACCCCTTACTTGACTTATGGCAAAAGCTGTTTTAGAGTTTTTATTAAAAAATAACTCTTCAATTGCTACAACATCGGGTTGATAAATTTTCAATATTTTTTCTAATGAATTCCCTACACAAAGTAATCTATCGGTATAACATAATGAGTTATCAGTTTGTATAGTACCATAATCTACTACTTTAACTTTCCTAACATCGAGATCTATAATTCCAAAGCCAACTATAGCTAAGCCAGGGTCAATCCCCATTATTCTCATTAAAATCACCTCTCCATTTATTCTATACCAAACTTATGTTTCCCGCAACAAAAAAGGAAGATTTATCCTTATTTAGGAATAAATCTTCCTTTTTTCCCTTTGCTATCTGGTATAAGCTTCTATTAAATCCAACATTTTTTCCATTGTATTAAAAGGTGGTTCTTCATTTAATAAATAAATTAAATCTGCTTTAACAACTAAATTGGGAAAAATAAATAATGGTGGTTTTACTTCACTAGGTTTATTAGCATATACCCCTAACACTGTACCACGGAAAATTCCCATATATAAATTGTAATCTTCTAATTTTATACCTTCTTTTAATTTCTTTTCCATATTAGGGTCGATAATTATTACCTTTTCATTAATAACTTCCGGCAATCTTTCAGCAACTAATGGATTACCTTTATAAAAAAAGATCCCTTCAGCATCATTTATAACCATATAAATACTTTCATCAAGGCAAAGATCACATTTTTCTTTGGTCAATGTTATTAAAACTTTATTCTTGGAAAATATTTTAATAACATCTTCATCATACCCTAAACCTTTAAGATACAGTTTTAAAAAAGGCAGTGTAATTGACCCCTGGGATTTTATTTGGGAAATCAATTGCTGATTTTCATATTTACTTTGACAGAAAGTACAAATTTCTTCTACAATGACTAAAGTATTTTCAGAAATTGCTGTAACAGGTTGAGGTTCTTGGGCTGTAGGTTTTGTGGAATTATTATTAAAAACTATTAGTAAAAAGAATACCATAATTACTAAAGTTAAGGTACCTGATAGCAATCCAACTAACCAATATAACCTTCGCAACCTTTTAAGTTTTTTAACCCTTTTATTATAAAGATTTCTAGACATATAAATCACCCTAAGGGGTATTATACCCTCAGGGTGTGATTTTATACATCTATTCTATAGCTTATCTTTCATAATTAGTATAAACATTTTGAATATCATTATGGTCTTCTAAGATTTCTAGTAGTTTTTCCATAGTTTCCTTTTCATTTCCTTCTAAAGAAATGGTGGTTTGAGGAATCATTGTCACTTCTTCAATTACAAAGGTATAACCTAATTTGTTTAGGGCTTGTTTTACATCTTCAAAGTCACTAGGCTCAGTTATTACCTCTAAGCTATCTTCTTCTAATTTTACATCTAAAGCTCCAGCATCTAGTGCAGCTAAAATAAATTCATCTTCATCTATTTCTTTTGTCTTCTCTATTACTAGTAATCCCCTTCTTTGAAACATCCAAGCAACACAACCGGATTCCCCTAAGCTTCCTCCATGCTTACTTAATATATGGCGAATTTCTGGAGCAGTCCTGTTGCGATTATCAGTTAGGATTTCTAATAATAAAGCAGCACCTCCAGGACCATACCCTTCATATATAACTTCTTCATAATTTGAGCCATCTAAATCCCCTAAACCCCTCTGAATTGCCCTTTGAATGTTATCATTAGGCATATTGTTTAACCTAGCTTTTTGGATAGCCAATCTTAGTTTAAAGTTTCCTTCAGGGTCAGGACCTCCTTGTTTAACGGCTACCATAATTTCCTTGGCAATTTTAGTGAAAATTTTTCCCCTTTGAGCATCAACTCTACTTTTTCTATGTTTTATATTAGCCCATTTGGAATGACCAGCCATATTTAACTCTCTCCTTTCAAAAAACCTGTTAATATTTTAGCACAAAGGAGAGAAAAATTCGAGGGGTTCACCAATTTTATAATGTTTTATAGTCTCTAAATTGAGCATATCCTCTTCTTTTATGTTCGGTAACTCTATTTAAATACTTTATCTTTTCTATTAATTCTTGAGAACCTTGACCAGTTAAAAGATAATTATCGACATCGGCATATTTAAGCCCTAATTCCCCTTCATCTGTCTGTCCTTCCCAAAGACCAGCAGATGGTGGTTTTTCAATAATTTCTTTAGGTATATTTAGTTCTCTAGCCATATCAAAGACTTGACCCACTGTTAAATCTGAGATCGGATTTATATCACACGCTCCATCCCCATGTTTTGTAAAATAACCTAAAGTTATTTCAGTTCTATTTCCTGTACCTAAAACTAAAGCATTTTGGGATTGGGCAATAGCATATAATGTAGTCATTCTCAACCTAGGTTTAATATTAGCTTTAGATATATCAGTAATACCAACGGGAATGCTTTTTAAAAGGGTTTCATAGGCAGCTGTTAAATCGACAATAATATATTCCAATCCTATTGATTCACATAATAATTTTCCATGTTCAATGTCTTTTTGCAAGCTGTGACAGGGCATAATTACTCCAAAGGAAGTTTGGGGAAAAGCCTTTTTTGCTAAAGCAGCTACTACAGCACTATCTTTACCTCCACTTACTCCTAATACTACACCTTTCCCTCCAGCTTTATGTACATAATCTTGAATAAACTCTACCCGTTCTCTGATTTCTTTAGAATAATCCACTTAAATCATCCTCCTCCGAAAAAACTTTGATATTATTTTCTATTAACAGAGCAGCAGTTACCCCTAACCCTAACACTTTTTTTCCTCGAAATGAACCATCATAGAT
It includes:
- the yajC gene encoding preprotein translocase subunit YajC, with amino-acid sequence MDQLLQTIIGLSPLILVFVFFWFFLIRPQKKQQEQRQKMLNELKKGDKIITIGGIYGTITEINDNKITIRIADKVEVKAEKYAVDKVL
- a CDS encoding TIGR04086 family membrane protein translates to MAKLRRSRKRKNYQQVGNAGIRSYLLGVGTSILVTFVMLLAWALILSVSTIPESSGDIFGIFTVIISVFSGGFVCAMKQGKNGWLSGGIVGLIYFFIVIIIISSIPALSLSLFSLVNLLLSFVVGGIGGTLALNL
- the ruvA gene encoding Holliday junction branch migration protein RuvA, with the protein product MIAFVRGILLEIEGDSVIIDCGGLGYRIYTPVTSLVQQIGEEILLHTYQLVREDDISLYGFIDKQQLNIFKKCISVSGIGPKSALGILNGLKLEQIFHGIHREDYTIFTKISGIGKKTAQRLVLELKDKIKIELENLQNFETSKGVGEEQNKVNHLLSDKVIEALLSLGYKRKEVEDSVKRVISLGERDISVIIKEVLKEKGLGR
- a CDS encoding alpha/beta-type small acid-soluble spore protein, whose product is MAKKKHLIPEASSVMERFKYETAQELGLADKVRQVGWKNMTSRECGMVGGMMVKKMIAAMEKLNEER
- the ruvB gene encoding Holliday junction branch migration DNA helicase RuvB; this translates as MEGRIVSAKIQREDIDNNTEISLRPKGLAEYIGQNKVKENLRIFIQAAKARKEALDHVLLYGPPGLGKTTLANIIANEMGAGFKVTSGPTIERAGDLAAILSSLQPYDILFIDEIHRLNRAVEEVLYPAMEDFALDIMLGKGPGAQSVRIEIPPFTLVGATTRAGALSSPLRDRFGVLSKLEFYDEGQLKEIVLRASRILGVEITDDGAGEIARRSRGTPRIANRILKRVRDFAQVKGEGVIDIKMAKEGLNLLEIDDLGLDKTDRIIIDTIIECFDGGPVGVESLAATISEEVSTIEDVYEPYLLQMGLISRTPRGRIVTAKGYGHLGKLYKYKAEGGANE
- a CDS encoding YebC/PmpR family DNA-binding transcriptional regulator; its protein translation is MAGHSKWANIKHRKSRVDAQRGKIFTKIAKEIMVAVKQGGPDPEGNFKLRLAIQKARLNNMPNDNIQRAIQRGLGDLDGSNYEEVIYEGYGPGGAALLLEILTDNRNRTAPEIRHILSKHGGSLGESGCVAWMFQRRGLLVIEKTKEIDEDEFILAALDAGALDVKLEEDSLEVITEPSDFEDVKQALNKLGYTFVIEEVTMIPQTTISLEGNEKETMEKLLEILEDHNDIQNVYTNYER
- the asnB gene encoding asparagine synthase (glutamine-hydrolyzing) translates to MCGINGLYYFTQRTTDVNIIIKKMAEKMIHRGPDSDGFYTDKRVALGFRRLSIIDIEGANQPLYSENGKIKLLCNGEIYNFKELRQKLIKKGHVFSTKGDAETIIHLYEEYGKDLVHHLRGMFAFILYDSDKEEFLVSRDFFGIKPLYYYVDEEKFACSSELKSLLEIIPSRELDEESLAYYLTFQYVPFEKTMVKNILKLLPGHLMIVNKDGIQIERYFKPRFNPVAKSKEEYKAEIKEILYDSVSLHMQSDVPIGCFLSSGIDSTAIACLMSKFRRINTFSVGFEGPNNECVYSSQTAQFLNSIHHKWVIKEEEYFNSIPDFIHYIDEPVADPSAIALYLVSKLAATKVKVVLSGEGADELFAGYGIYQEPLALKRFEILPDSLKKWLNKIIKPLPDFYGKNYLLRGTTPLSHRFLGNAKIFTDEVKDILLNKKLVYKRPFEIVKNIYEDYKDLDPVKQMQIIDIYTWLPGDILTKGDKMSMANSLELRVPFLDIEVFKVASQIPTEYSITPTQTKAILREALASLVPDFIINRKKLGFPVPIAKFLRDQQGQEVLKTIKLSGIGKYINLNYIENLFKLHQRGKADYGRKLWTIYILALWYKMYIKNNNINDTQHIHLFKESTKSAKI
- the nadE gene encoding NAD(+) synthase, whose product is MDYSKEIRERVEFIQDYVHKAGGKGVVLGVSGGKDSAVVAALAKKAFPQTSFGVIMPCHSLQKDIEHGKLLCESIGLEYIIVDLTAAYETLLKSIPVGITDISKANIKPRLRMTTLYAIAQSQNALVLGTGNRTEITLGYFTKHGDGACDINPISDLTVGQVFDMARELNIPKEIIEKPPSAGLWEGQTDEGELGLKYADVDNYLLTGQGSQELIEKIKYLNRVTEHKRRGYAQFRDYKTL
- the ruvC gene encoding crossover junction endodeoxyribonuclease RuvC encodes the protein MRIMGIDPGLAIVGFGIIDLDVRKVKVVDYGTIQTDNSLCYTDRLLCVGNSLEKILKIYQPDVVAIEELFFNKNSKTAFAISQVRGVIIYTVLKKEIPLYEYTPLQVKQGVVGYGRATKNQVQLMVKNLLNLKEIPKPDDAADGLAVALCHKNFLRSNGINLQGVVK
- a CDS encoding DUF2905 domain-containing protein, which gives rise to MNSGKYLIIIGGITLLLGIYLSLGGKLPPLFRLPGDIIYKGENTTIFIPITTMILISLMLNLILKLFK
- the tgt gene encoding tRNA guanosine(34) transglycosylase Tgt, which translates into the protein MAVKYTLLKECPHTGARAGILHTPHGDIETPIFMPVGTLATVKTMEPKDLKEIGAQIILSNTYHLYLRPGHQLVKKAGGLHKFMNWDRPILTDSGGFQVFSLGDLRKITEEGVEFRSHLDGSKHFFTPEKVMEIQNALGSDIIMAFDECIPYPATYEYAKNSLERTTRWLKRCIAAHENPHSQALFGIIQGGMYLDLRTQSAEEILALDLPGYAVGGLSVGEPKEEMYRVLEHTVPMMPKDKPRYLMGVGSDDALLEGVYRGIDMFDCVLPTRIARNGTAMTSHGRVVVRNAAYSEDFTPLDQNCNCYVCQNFTRAYIRHLVKCNEILGLKLISYHNLYYLLDFMRKIRQSILDGNFPQYYKEKIKLINEGREK